In one window of Pagrus major chromosome 12, Pma_NU_1.0 DNA:
- the mlana gene encoding melanoma antigen recognized by T-cells 1, with amino-acid sequence MPRNCTDGMPRGDFNIYFASSRRGYVRAEEAVGIVLLVVILAALLILGCWFFKKRNGYKLIRTPRSGSPGFTGGQYSEAGPSAENKMALTDFGSFRPAIPNAPPAYEKISSGPLPPPYSP; translated from the exons ATGCCGCGTAATTGTACAGACGGGATGCCTCGTGGagatttcaacatttattttgccagCAGCAGACGGGGATACGTCAGAGCTGAGGA GGCAGTTGGCATAGTTCTGCTGGTGGTCATCCTGGCGGCTCTCCTCATCCTGGGCTGCTGGTTTTTCAAGAAGAGGAATGGCTATAAATTAATCAGG aCCCCCAGGTCAGGGTCACCAGGTTTCACAGGGGGCCAGTACTCAGAGGCAGGACCTTCAGCAGAGAACAAGATGGCTCTAACTGACTTTGGCAGCTTCCGACCTGCG ATTCCTAATGCTCCTCCAGCCTATGAAAAGATTTCCTCAGGGCCGCTGCCTCCTCCCTATTCCCCCTAA